A genomic region of Pelodiscus sinensis isolate JC-2024 chromosome 1, ASM4963464v1, whole genome shotgun sequence contains the following coding sequences:
- the TMEM45A gene encoding transmembrane protein 45A, whose amino-acid sequence MGNFKGHAMPGTFFLLFGLWWSVKYPLKYVCRKNKNACYLGSRAGFQRLEFIEGIVKAVFALIGMIAEQFVPDGPHLKLYNYEEKHWDHLMNWQHATMYLFYGISGLVDIMAHGTSALPVALDRLMLSLAVFIEGFLFYYHIHGRAMLDFHVHQLLLVAIFGAAFCIFLEAFFRGSIVLEMLRTSLCILQGSWLWQIGFVLYPPNGRLEWNQMDHNNMMFLTMCYCWHYAFAFLILAVNYAIVSWVVRSKIKRSQSMEMGLLKTSERDMESEDEI is encoded by the exons ATGGGCAATTTCAAAGGTCATGCTATGCCTGGgacctttttcctcctctttggcTTGTGGTGGTCAGTGAAGTACCCACTAAAGTATGTCTGTCGAAAGAACAAGAATGCTTGTTACCTTGGTTCCAGGGCAGGATTTCAGCGTTTGGAATTTATTGAGGGGATTGTCAAAGCAGTATTCGCCTTGATTG GTATGATAGCTGAGCAGTTTGTTCCTGATGGGCCTCACCTGAAGTTGTATAATTATGAGGAAAAACactgggatcacttgatgaactGGCAGCATGCCACTATGTATCTCTTTTATGGCATCTCGGGGCTGGTTGACATTATGGCTCATGGCACCAGTGCATTGCCAGTGGCCTTGGATAGGCTGATGCTTTCGTTAGCAGTTTTCATTGAAG GTTTTCTCTTTTATTACCACATACATGGGCGAGCCATGCTGGATTTTCATGTTCATCAGTTACTTTTAGTGGCTATCTTTGGAGCAGCTTTTTGCATATTTCTGGAAGCCTTCTTCCGTGGCAGCATTGTACTTGAGATGCTCCGGACGAGTCTCTGCATTCTGCAAGGTAGCTGGCTCTGGCAG ATTGGCTTTGTACTTTACCCTCCAAATGGAAGACTGGAATGGAACCAAATGGATCACAATAATATGATGTTCTTGACAATGTGCTATTGCTGGCATTAtgcctttgcttttcttattCTTGCTGTGAATTACGCTATTGTCAGCTG GGTAGTTCGTTCAAAGATTAAACGGTCCCAGTCGATGGAGATGGGATTACTGAAAACATCTGAACGAGATATGGAATCAGAAGACGAAATCTAG